Proteins encoded by one window of Cuniculiplasma divulgatum:
- a CDS encoding IS5 family transposase — translation MSSLRDFSIPEAYNQIRSMDTLVGLEPIVDWNALGSMVSSLFKNNTEKGGRPNFDEITMIRTLFIQELYGLSDEATERELYDRISFRHFLHYPDKMPDARTIWLFRERLSSSGMDKKLWEAIWKQFNDRGIRIEKGVIQDASYIESDHGKHGRRKPPVPVDPEPPQMTKNEETGESPGKGDAADPDQKKKMTKAQKKAAKIKASEKKRLSKEERRSSKTRRSKDGTFTKKDNRTHFGYKLHSSVGVDMPLIREFVVTTAALHDANVDLSVPDMPCYRDKGYQGAPCRGLNGTMDHASRNNPLSIDQVRRNLRISRKRSPGERPYSIIKGKFNGDHVYVTMVRRVRVKAMFKCFCYNLFTLMNLKKRGKIAAAM, via the coding sequence ATGAGCTCATTGCGTGATTTCAGCATCCCTGAAGCGTATAACCAGATCAGAAGCATGGATACACTTGTCGGGCTTGAACCCATTGTGGATTGGAATGCCCTTGGATCCATGGTATCATCTCTCTTCAAAAACAACACCGAAAAGGGTGGAAGGCCTAACTTTGATGAGATAACCATGATCAGGACACTCTTCATACAGGAACTTTACGGCCTCAGTGATGAGGCAACGGAGAGGGAACTCTATGACAGGATATCATTCAGGCATTTCCTCCACTATCCGGATAAGATGCCTGATGCCAGAACCATATGGCTGTTCAGGGAAAGACTCTCATCATCCGGCATGGACAAGAAACTCTGGGAAGCCATATGGAAGCAGTTCAATGACAGGGGAATAAGGATAGAAAAGGGCGTTATACAGGATGCCTCATATATTGAGTCGGATCATGGAAAACATGGAAGGAGGAAACCTCCAGTTCCAGTGGATCCGGAACCTCCGCAGATGACGAAGAATGAGGAAACGGGTGAGTCGCCAGGGAAGGGTGATGCTGCTGATCCAGATCAGAAGAAAAAGATGACAAAGGCCCAGAAGAAGGCAGCGAAGATAAAAGCATCAGAAAAGAAGAGACTCAGCAAGGAAGAGAGAAGATCCTCTAAGACAAGAAGATCGAAGGACGGTACTTTCACAAAAAAAGATAACAGAACACATTTCGGATACAAGCTTCACAGCTCTGTAGGCGTCGACATGCCACTGATCAGGGAGTTTGTCGTAACCACAGCAGCACTCCATGATGCCAATGTTGATCTGAGTGTACCGGATATGCCATGTTACAGGGACAAGGGATACCAGGGTGCACCATGCAGGGGACTGAACGGGACAATGGATCATGCATCCAGAAATAATCCGCTTTCAATCGATCAGGTGAGACGGAATCTGCGCATATCAAGGAAGAGATCACCTGGTGAGAGACCGTACTCCATCATCAAGGGAAAATTCAACGGTGATCATGTTTATGTGACCATGGTTAGGCGTGTTCGTGTAAAGGCGATGTTCAAGTGTTTCTGCTACAATCTTTTCACACTGATGAACCTGAAAAAAAGAGGGAAGATAGCGGCAGCTATGTAA